Genomic window (Phragmites australis chromosome 5, lpPhrAust1.1, whole genome shotgun sequence):
tatagttaatcctagcaaactacttagGAAAGTAAATACACAAAGATAGATTACAAGAATGTAACGGAAGCGTAAAGACGATAGAGAAAGTAAACTCagcacaaaggatttttatcctatggtatcgatgataTGAATGTCACCTCTAATCCACATtggagcttcaccaaggatatgctttCGATTGACACCtagtcacagctcttgagccaccaagtcacgaaggcaaggcctcaagacggatgagccatcaagccaccaaggtaaggcctcaccactagcctctctttcgattacttaccgtcgtgatcactttagagcttaagctaccaaagcaagggtctccgcgttccCATATAAGcgtcttgctgccgctccacactaagtcagagggtcaacaagcttgagcaactttggctcaagttgccagcgagtcaccaagactccaagacactgacgtaccacttggtacaaactaggatcactcattgatcctcTCTAGGCAtcaatcacctaacaacactctctctagacctataagcattaatcactcactaatcttgtgcttaattgccttggatgatcactttaagcacttttgtggcttgaatgtcttctcaagtgtctatgtaTTTCTCTGGACTACAACCcattcaaatgaccgagtggaggggtatttatagcatcaaacccgcTAACTAGTCGTTTTttcaacggctcagaaaagctgttaatatCAGATAATTcagtgacaacagtagtactaacaccatatcatccagtgagtacaatctcAGAAACTAACCGTTAGAACCCTACTcaaagtctctgtgaacaccagacactctggtgtatacttcatttccatcaccggactattcggtgagtacatttgagctATCTGATCCTCTGCAGTctttctgtgtaaattgctttgGTGTATACAACACCTATcaacggaccatccggtgagatatTCTTCGATCTTTAACTCTTGGAAACgcttctgcaggaaatactccggtgtgaagtatccgatgtgtacaacatAGCCGTCGGACCTTCCGATGCgttgatctttattcttctatgattggattcttctctgtaagaaatggtCCATCGTGCATCCTCACTGATCACCGCACCGTCCAGTGCCTTGAATTTCCTCTGCCCAGAAGCAAAATACTCAGGTATTAACTGGCCATTGAACACCGGATCGTTGGGTGAAGGCATTCCTCATCTTCTGTCAGAATTACTCCAGCTTGTACATTcctgagcatcggaccatccgatgaggctaacaacctctggacacaatgctctggtgagtgccaACTCCTttgcaccagaccatccggtgataaCAAATCTCctaagacttctccaattcaaccaaactttatccggctatggtgacttcttcatatattgcatccatgagatctattaacgcatatacttgataaacatgtcaTTCTcaatgattatgttgtcattaatcaccaaaattacaattatggtctaatagggatattttcgctacaatatctctttttttggtgattgatgacaacacaaccaaaataagtgataaataataaatgatatcaattgtaaagagTACAAGTTTACCATATTACTTTGATGCATGTtgttaccatttagtcccccttTTGTTATCGCTCTTTCTTTCTCCGTtatcactatctcccttgatcgacccatgtaAGAGtttcttcattgcatgcttttgatacTAAATATAGATGAGTCCTATTTTATCAATATTgacatcttgcttgttctccactaggtATGTCTCTTTCTTTAGTCGTCAAATTTCTCCCccttttgtcaataatctcaaaaagggctataaacacatgttgagcTTAACGAAGAGCGTTATAGCACATAGGAGAGAGctttataaatcatgatctaatgaaaTGATATCATTTGAAAAGATATACTAATTGTAAAGGTAGaagacattgatatcaattgaaaaagacaaacaatgatcataattcatgaaacttacataatataatctaaacccccctatatgtgtgcgtacatataatgagacccacttgtgaataccacttgttggaatgtagcaatatatgcacatctagacaataagtagatgtagtaagtttaagtcatatcatgtatggaggtagcttaaatgaacaaataaattgacaataatatcaattgaaaCCTTTAAGTATTACATTCCtccggggacatgttgattgatccataagactacaaaagatttCTTTAGCAACATATGTTACtctcaaaatcataacttaTAAGATATACTTCCCATAAATATGTGTATACAAAtattgaatacttatgagagaTATGCATTTATTTCTTATAACAATGAGGATTTATCTTATACATTAGATCATGACATATGAAAGgtaccaattgtaaaactagtatCATGAAAGAAACCTACATCTAATAAACTATGTAAgctgctcataagaaagagagaaacataagaaacctaccatatgaaaagaAACTATACTAAGCATTGTAATAAATTTAATTGAGAGCATACAATCCTAAACAAGATAagtgaattcatcaatttagaggaTTTATCATCTAGTACTATTGCCTTGTTTACCTTTGATaggaatttgggtatatgatgattataaTTTTCATTAATGTATCCaaacttgtacacttggcttctttgcttgaatctttacttcatcttataagctaagtctccaaatccaTATAGCCGTCTCGAGCTTCAAgccttctttggaatccaaatCAATTGGACCCAttcatgttggtgataactttcttGGACATCCAAAtgagttggttccacctccagtcctttctcccaaccatatgtgcaactaTTTTgccattgtttttctttttgagcttgcaGTTGTTACTTTTGATCTTAGTCTTATAGTTAGACTTGGTATAGATGTTAgaggtcttgttagagagggTTCATCATCTTATTCTTCTCTTTGGTCTTTTTCttaacttgtttgcattggaatgaCTATGGCATTTTTTATaccacttgaagcatgtcacggtatACCCTTCCGTAATCTTCTTCACCATGATATCATGATTAtgttgaggaggttggacatggttcttgcaTTTTAATACTGCTAAGTTCTTCTTGAACTTCTcaacttcttgcttgagctcatcgtTCTCTTGTACAATAAGtttattagatgattctacaacaacattctcaataaatatctcattgcaaaagggtggactagataaataaattaaatcatcacaagaagtgggaacatctactttaggattaaaattaaagataGAGATAGATTgattcaaagggaccttagtttgagattcagtactcaaatttagccttaagctcttcatgctctttgttTGGTAAATTAAATTTagtcaataattgttcataattagaagcaaaggtagcatgaatgtcataaGTGCAATTAATTTCTTAatctcttttgattgtttcttaaggaccatttgttactcattgatcaaatgaagtagTTCTTCATGAGATGGAGAATCCTCATCGagttcatcatcacttacatcgctaccATACATTTGGCCATAAGGTATTTATAAGATGGCTAgcgagatgacttgtgtgatgatgcccttgagaaagagcttttctTTGAGGGGAGGATTGtgaggctttcatcacttgagcttgactcttcatcgtcgctcacccatctttaTATGCTTGCGAATAATTTGGCTCTCCTCCTTGTCTTTCTCTTATTCTTGGTCTTCTCCTTCCTGATATGATTAATTGTGTTGACaaagtcttcaatggagattggatgatcaatcttggcattgatcatcttaatattcttctctaattttaAGACAAGTTTGACAATCTTacgatcaattttttttatcacttgatatgctttgatcatcctcttcattacTCTCTTCATattgatcatcatcatctttggttgagcttgactcttgctcttgtctctttatgcttgccttcatgtgttgacagtgagcttgtttgcttatgagagtaaggttcttgatATCGAataaggaagaagcttccaccatCATGTTCATGATCATCTCATGGACGATGATTTTactgagcacttgacttgaatTCAActtcttgatatcattgttgtTATAGACGATGCAGACTATCAACTTCTACTTTGTAAGAAGAACTTGAattattcttctcaccacttgatcatcgtcaattggcgtcaaacctagtcCATTCTTATtgataaaaatattcaaatgtgagtatatgtcattagtatttttatggggtagttgtttaatgtcattgagcttagtaactaacacataatatttctcattgcgcatatcctttgtaccttcatgtatttttaataaAACTAGTCCAAATTAGACTTCATTGCACATACTATTGTCAATTATGCTGCTATGGATAGCTTTGTTCCGTCAGCCATAGTTTTCTTCTATGGACCATGGAAAGAAACAATCTctcatgttattttaatagCTCCTTTAAAGAAATGTTTGTTCCTTGTCTTAATATTCTACATGGTATATTAATATTCTGCATTGGACTGCTTGTTATACAGTAGAAGTAATTATTGCCTATAAAATTCCGTTTGTGATACTTCAATACCATATAATGTTGATTGTGCTGGAATAGTATATGTTGTGTTAGAGGTGTCAGATGCACAaacatcataattttttatggCTTGCTTCATCTGACAAATAAAGTATATGTTGTGATTGTTAGCCTTCCTTGATATCTCTGCCTCTTTGAATGCTAATGTGTCTTAACCTTAACTGAGACTTTGCTTCAAACTAAAGATATTTTAGACAAGGTTTCACTGTCTTGAACCCTCACTGTTGTATTGGTAGCTCAATGGCGCCAATAAATCTTAGTCAAAAGAAAATGTATGCTGACTTCTTTCAAAGCCCGGTGGTACCTAGGTGAGTTCACATTCACCTATCAACATAAAAGCTAAAAGAAGTTCTTCGCTATAGATTCAAGAATTTCGTCGAGCTTGAATTTTAGGACATAGGCATATCATGGAGTGTTGGTGTTAAGGTGGATGCTAAGTTCCCAGTACAAGCTCATGATGATATGCAACAGTTTATTCTCATAAATATAATTGTGAGTTCCACGCATAATAGAAAGAGGCTAATAATAGTATTAAAACAAATTCCATAAAAACTATCATTTCTTGCACTATAAATTTTAAGGGGTTCAAAATTGAAGTAATTGTAAGGAACATAAACATCAACAGATGCAACATATTACTCACAAAAGGATACAATTATAACATATATTAAGTATTCCAACCTAATTATGAGGAGTTAGATTTTTGGAATATTGGAAATTTCTATGAGTGTTTCTTCTACTAGTAGTAACCTAGCAACATCAGCTGGTCATGTCGGCCGCCTAGACACTCAAGATCCATCGGTCATGATTTGTTAAGCAGTCAAATCAAGGgtcatatattttgttttttgagaatttttaagatttctcttttttcttaacatgtttcATCTAAGGATAACTATAAAGCTGATGGAGGAGCCTCGAAATTTGACTCCAACTTTAATTCATTTACATTAAAATTGTATAATTCAATTGagcatattttgttttatacttGCTAGACTACTAACAAAATATgcaaatactattttttttatgtagaaCAGCACTGTTACCATGCCTTATATAGTTTCTTTGCAACTGCAAATCAAGACCAAAACAGTGTTTTGGTGCATGACTTTTGCTAACAGTGACGACCATGACGAATAGAGATTTTTGGGGTGAAACTTTATAGCTTCATTTTCCTccaaagaaaagagagaaaaaactaTTATAGCTTTAGATGTGGAAATCTGAAGTATTCAGCTGAAGAGAAGCAATAAGCCCTTCAACATGAAGGAACAACAATGCAATTTCCATTGGATGTTGTAAATCATGCTAAATCCCTAACTATTATCTGTAACATCGAGTTGTTTCTTAGTGTCAGTGCAAATGTGGCAAAATATCAATAGTCACTATGAGTCAAGCTGATGTAGTTGCGACGGCCTATACAACGTTGGCGCGCTATTTTCTAGTATCCTCCTATTCTATTCCATCGGCATCTTCCTCTGCATCGTCGTCTGCGTGCTCATCTGCTCCGTGTGGTCCGGCGAGGAGCTGCACCTCCTCACGGCACGCAACATGGAGAAGCTCACGGCCGCCGTGGAGGGATGCGTCGAGGACTGCTTCGCCGAGCCCGCGAAGCGCCCGCAGGCTAAGTCGGAGGGGGTACAAGCATGCGCTCCACTCCAAGGCGTCCGAGGACGCGCACGCCAACCTGCCATGGTGGGACTGTGGGAGCCCCCGCATGGCCGGTTCAGCTTCCGGTACCCCTACGACCAGTACGCCCAGCTCGGCGCGGCAATGCGCAGCTGCGCGTACTGCCTCGAGCCGCTCAGCAGTTGCGTAGTCGGCGACGAGGTCCAGGCGCCGGAGCACGCCGCGCGCGTCCTCGTCGAGGCGTGCACGCGGCTGGGCACGCAGTGCGCGCGCGTGCTCAAGGAGGCGTCCAGCTGCGTCGCCACGATGACGATACCCCGGGGCCTCGAGTTGGCCCTGGCAGAGATGTAAGCGACTGTGCACGAGCTGCAGGCCGATCTGAGGGCGCTCCCGTCCAAGCTTGCCGAGGAACACACAGATACGTCATTGATAGAAGCCACGCCGCTCTTCACCGTCGCGTCGCTGCTGATAGAGGTGTCCGCGAGAATCAAGGGGGTCGTCGACGCCGTGGACGTGCTAGCGACCCTCGCGAGGTTCAAACCGTCCGACGACGATGGCGGCGAGAAGGCATAGTCCGGGATTAAAGTGCACCCGTTGAACAATGCATCGCAGCAAGATCTGACAACCACGGATCCCGAAGAGGGCTCTAAGACCATGCCCAAGGGAATCCTTTTACGGGCAGATTCCCGTAGTGAAGGGATTCCTGTTCCCTTAGCGcttccaacggtttcccttcacggttcccttcacgacgggattcccggggtcattcccttcaggacgggattctctctccgttcccttcgtgattcccctcgaaaggaagctgttggagataagaggaaataaagagaatgagaacggggaagggaatcggaaagggaacgaaatgaagggaatatgattgGGGATAGTCTAAGCAGAGTTCGGAGTCCTGCTGGTGGCAAACAAGCCCAAAAGTTGGGTGAAATTGGACAAGTTTAACCAAATTTTGCCACAACCACACCACTGCAATTGCACGGGGATGCTACTTTGCAAACAAGTGCTAGGTAAATAGCGCGCGGGTGAAACCCCTTTCCGTTTTTAGTCAACTCGTTTGCACACCTTCCATTttattctcctccctcctctttgATTCTCTGtcaaaaattttaaatgaaaaagtttcaACACAGAAATTTCAAGTCAAGAAAATTATCAACGTTCAAAAAGTTTCAAGTTCCAAAAGTTTGAACTTCAAAAAGTTACCTAGGCGACAGCTTCCAGTTTGGAATGGCCGCCGATGTCATATTCTTTCTTGTGTTGACGCCTAAGCCCGTTCCTAGTGAAAACTTGCTCTAAATCTATCCGGAGACGAAGGTAGACCAGAACACTAATACTGATACAGATCCAAAGGTGAAGCAATCGTGGCGATTTGGCACTTGCCTTCGCGACAGAAGCGGCCCAGCACGAGAAGGGACATCGGTACTGCCGAAGTGGCTAAGTAGGCCGCCTGATCGGACAATTTTGCTTTGCAGATTGCAACCCAGACTCAGTTGGTGTGACATTATTCTTGGTTCAGAAGAGCAGAATCTCTACTGCTGCACCTTGCATTTTGGCTCTGGCTGCGGATGCCTCGATGATTACGCTATCTACATCTGGAAACGTCGTTTGCAGCTCCAATAACTGAAACTAGTAAAATTACAGTCTCGAACGTTGAAGTTCATTTGCAGCTGTGACTTATGGGATATCTGTGTTATATGCCTGTCAGCTTTTAAGAGAGCAGGGGACATGGAAAACTTATGAAAAGTTGCCGATTGATTCAGCTTGGGAATGAAAACTGTTTTGTATTGTTGCAATCAGTTTAAAGATAAGCCTGATCTGTTGGGACTACGGGAGCTGTCACCAAAAAAAAGTACTCCGACGATGAAGGAACAATAGTTTCCTGGGAATATGACTTTGAAACTTTTGCCCGAGTGCTAGCTAGTTTATGACTGCATATCTTCAGGCTTTAGCATGTTGCTCAGAGCACATGAGAACAAGTACTGAAATTTAAAGATTGCAGCATCTCCTGGGTTATCGTTTAGTCATTTCTAAAAACGCAGATCACTTTGCGTATGCATTACCCGTTCCATTAAATATTTTGCAAAGCATTATCCCTTAGTTATTAGTCGGATCCTGAGATGAAACTGATCGAGAGGTCGTGCCTGGTGGCCCGTCACCTTTACTTTGCTCGCTCCTGCCGTTTcagatgtgcatgcatggatcATCATCGTCTACCTGTTTCTTCAGTGCAGAAGTTTTGTACTCCACTAGCAGGAAACGAGACGAATCCCATCCAGCTCCCTCTGAATCCTGTCAAGTTGAACAGACTGCTTTCCGTGATCCTGGACTGAATAATGGGATGCAGCACGCCGCCATCGGACAGACAGGGGCGCCTTTTCCGTCCCATACGGGTCGTCCCCTATAATCTGCCAGCGATGGCAATCGTGAGGCAATGCGCTCGCACGAGTCCCCTAGTGCTTTCGCTGCTGTAATGCAACAATGTGCAgcagaaaaaaagaagatacgGCTGGAGAGAGTACGCCCGGAGAAAGAGGGAGGGCTAAGTTTATGGCCTGCACTGTAAAGTTGGTAGCTTGATCCTTTTCCGTATGATATACAAGTGTACGACCGGTACGAAGTGCCGTCGTTTTGTTCGCCACGCTTCCTAAGTTCTAGGCGCTGAAAACTGACTGAGCTCAGCGATGGGTGTGAaggtccattttcttcatcgGCGGgttttctccatctccggacTTTCAGGGAGATCGGCAGGCTGTAGGGCGGCCCGGCGATGGAGGTGGGTGCGGAGCCGGGTTAGCGCGGTAGGAATGATGAGCGTGAATCAAATGGTGGGGACGCGGCCGGAGGCGGGTGGGGCAGGGGCGAGAGCACAAAGAAATCAGTACTGACCTAGGAAGAAGATAAACAGTGATGCTTCAATCAGGTGCGGAAGAAATAACGAGAGACGTAAGATGATAATCTAACGGATGAGATGTGTTGACTGAAAACTTCCTTAATTTCAGACACCTATAATTTAGCAACACCCTTTGTTTGCCGCTAAGCACCATCCATGCCATGTTTTAACATATGTACAGCTACACCATGATGGCAGCCACGCTTGTATGATAATCCTGCCGGCCGATCTTATTCCGTTGTAAAGCCGTGGATGTGAAGCTATGTGCTCCTCCTCGGAAAATAATAATCTAAGCCTTAAATAATGTAGGTGATAATGCAATGGTGCAATGGTGTAACCAGGGTAAATCTTATCAAGTTCAATTCGTCCTGTCTGATCCGTCCTGGTTTGGAGGTCGAGGTTTCATGTTTAAACCCTCGTCATCTGGTTTTCCGGCGACGCACCGTCGGTGTCCGGTTCGTCCAATGGGTGAACTTTCATCATCTCGGTTTCTCCCTTTTTATCGTCATCATCGTCGACCTGCTTGAAGTTTGCAAGGGTCGCCAGGCTGTCGACGGCGTCCACGACGCCCTCGATCCTCACGGATATCTCTACCAGCAGCGACGCCACGGTGAGTAGGGGCATCGTGTCCATCAGGGACGTCTCTGCGAGCTTCACAGCTAGCATGGACGGGAGGGACCTCATGTCGCCCTGCAGCTCGTGTACCGCCGTGTTCATGTCCGCCACGGCGAAGTCCAGCGTCCGGGAGGACGTCATCGTGGCGACGGAGCTCGACGCCTCCCTGAGCACCCGCGCGCACTGCGCACCGACCTTCGTGCACACATCGCGGAGGAGCCGCTTCACGTGCTCGGGCGCCTGCATCTCGGCGCCGGCGCAGCTGCTAAGGGCCTCCAGGCAGTACGCGCACCCGCGCATGGAGGCGCCGACCTTGGCGTACTGGCTGTACGGGTGGCGGAAGCCGAACCGTCCGTGCGCGGGCTCCCACCGCGCCAGGTTGGCCTGCGCGTCCTCGGATGCCTTGGAGTTTAGCACGCACTTGTACCCGTCCGACTTTGCCTGCgcgggccttgcggcctcctccgCGAAGTAGTCCTCGACGCAGCCCTCCACGGCTGCTGCGAGCTTGGTCATGTTGCGCGTGGTGAGGTGGTGCAGCTCCTGGCCAGCCCACACGGGGTAGATGAGCACGCAAACAGCGAGGCACAGGAAGAtgccgatggcgacggtggAGAGCCGCTGCAGCGCCAGCGCCGCCAGCTCATCGACGCGGTAACCCGACACGGCCACCAGGCTGTACGTCAGGATGAAGATGGTCACCCCGTAATCGAACCGCGCCTTCACTGTCGGTATGAACCGCGAGAAGGTGGCTGCCGCAGCTGCATGCACGCGCGTGCATATTCACTTTTGTGTTAGTGTTGTACAGAGCGCGAGTTGTCGGTTATGAGTAGGACTAACAAAGTGGATTGCTACAAAGATCGTGCGATACGTACCCAGAAGAAAGAGGGAGCCACTGAGGATGACCGGCTCGAGCTCCCCGGATTTGCTCGCCACCCAGTGCACGCCGAGCGCGAGAACGCCGGCGCTCGCCGTAGCGACGGCTCTGTTGAAACACTTGTACACGCTGCCACCTGCCCATCCAAGCACAGTCAGCAAATTAATCGAGTAAATACATCCATGCTTGCATGCACGCAGGAGTTGCCATTGCAACTCTGCTGGCCGTAGCTCTGAAACCGCAACTTACCAACAGTGTActcgaagacgacgacgaccgtCATGACGGCCCACATGGCAGCCCCACCGACGCCGTCGTACAGGGGCCTGGTGTAGTAGAACACGGAGACCAGGGCGAGCGCGAGGCCAACCTTGAGGCCGTGCACCGCCTTCCGGGGATCGTCCGCGGCGATCCTCCACACCTTCCAGGCAAACCCAACCACCCTGCTCCACACCATGGCCATGCAAGCGAGGAGCCACCTCCACGCCCTCGCGACCACGCCGACCTCGTGCTCCACCGTCACCGACGCGCCCTCCTGCACGGTCACCCGCCATTCCAGACCACCCTGCGCGTCCCTGGCGGCGGCGTCCATGCTGATCGGTAGACGAGCGCGGCTACCAAGATCAGTTGGGTCCCTATTGTAAGCGTGAAGAACGCAGCAACGGAATGTGGCCCGAGCCCTGCGGTAGTACTACGATCGAGGTTGACCTCTCTGTTCGTTGCTTTTGCTTCTGTGCCACTTGCTGCTTCCAAAAGAGCAATGAGAGAAAGGCTAAGGTTTCTGGGCAAACGATCACCTCGTCTTGGAATGCTGTGAGTAGCGGGAGGGGAGACTGGGTATATATAGCTAGGAATATGAGAATTTTGGGGGTATTGGACTTTGACGTGGGGCTATGCTGTTGCCAatggaatttttagattttacgcATTGACCTATAAAGAAACAATGTCTAAAAATAGATCTTTTTTACGACATCATGACTATTGAACCATTATTAAATATCACAACATCATGATAATTGATGTTTATGGTAGCTGTCATGTACCATCTTTCAATCCAACTTAAgaagatcataatcataatATCAATTTGTTACCCGCGTCACGCTATTCAACTACAGCGTAAAATGTCATGGCGCCTGCAAAAGAATCCACTTTCAAAAATTGTTTTCTGCAGGAATATATTtgtagataatattttttaaaaaaaatcaaaatgtaAAATTCCACCTGTTGTCAGGGGCAGAGATCGGAGAAGACCAACCTCGCGCACAAAAGCTAGCAGGGCTACGACTAAGTGCAACAGTCATACATGCATCTTGGAAAAGGGGATTGACGATAGAAAATGCGAGCGAGTGGATCGCCAATAGGACGGTAGTGTGGTACGTTCAGATAGGGTGCGATTTCTTTTCAGCGATCCTAGCTAATTTGTTTTGTTCGCCACAAAGTTGTGTTTTTTTCTAGTTTCTGGTCGAGAGCGATTTTGATCGAGCAAAGTTGCTACAACAAGGCCTTCTAAAGCTTGCTAATTGCGAGGATGCCACTCCACATTGCGAAATTAGACAAATGGCACTTACAAAACTGGTTTGAGTCTGAACGTCTGATCGAATGTGGCCGAAAGATCATGGACATTTTGAGTACTTGACATCTGCAGAAGTGGAAATGCATCGGAAATGGAAAAACAGGAAATGAAAGAAGGAGCAAAACGATGTTGGGCCGGCCATTACCGTTCTTGATAGGCCTTAAGGTTCATTTCAAGAGATCATGGTCACTATCTATTTAGTCCTGCTTTCGTCAGTTAAATAAATGACAAAACGGATAGTTAGCGTCTTACTGGTTTTCTGCGATTGCTCTTGCTTACTAAAAAGAGGCATATGAAAAGTCAAATCTGATGGTAGTTAGTGCCTTACAACAGTGACTAATCTATAGGTGACCATGGATTATATAATTCACTAATGGGATTATGAACCGTCAATCTAACGAAT
Coding sequences:
- the LOC133917653 gene encoding aluminum-activated malate transporter 10-like, which encodes MDAAARDAQGGLEWRVTVQEGASVTVEHEVGVVARAWRWLLACMAMVWSRVVGFAWKVWRIAADDPRKAVHGLKVGLALALVSVFYYTRPLYDGVGGAAMWAVMTVVVVFEYTVGGSVYKCFNRAVATASAGVLALGVHWVASKSGELEPVILSGSLFLLAAAATFSRFIPTVKARFDYGVTIFILTYSLVAVSGYRVDELAALALQRLSTVAIGIFLCLAVCVLIYPVWAGQELHHLTTRNMTKLAAAVEGCVEDYFAEEAARPAQAKSDGYKCVLNSKASEDAQANLARWEPAHGRFGFRHPYSQYAKVGASMRGCAYCLEALSSCAGAEMQAPEHVKRLLRDVCTKVGAQCARVLREASSSVATMTSSRTLDFAVADMNTAVHELQGDMRSLPSMLAVKLAETSLMDTMPLLTVASLLVEISVRIEGVVDAVDSLATLANFKQVDDDDDKKGETEMMKVHPLDEPDTDGASPENQMTRV